The region agatatatgacTTTATAAGCCTTTCCTCCAGATCTCAACCCAAAGGAAAGGTTAAATAAACTGATCATTCATCTCTCCtacctctttctccccccttgtCCTCATCACACTCAGGGACCAGAGGGTCCTGCATTGGCTAGCCCTCTTTTCCTCCTATTTTGAAATGGACATTCTTTAGATTAACCTGACCATGACTGTTCTTTATATATGATGAAAGAGTTGGTTATGAaacaaatgtacaaaataaagttGCTCCTCAGAGTCTAGATTTCGTGATTATTTTACTGTTGCATATATCCTATTTCATATGTCAGAGACCAAATGTTAGCTCATCTTTTGTCTGGGCATTTGCACTCCACCAATGTCGAATCCCATCTCTGCCACCCACCACAGCCAAGCAGAGGGTGCTCTGTGATGGGGAAGAAGATACTGCCCAGCAAGTTGAAAAAGTGAAAACCATATTAATATCTTTGAAATACTATCACTgctgcaaagaaaaacaaaggagaacCCATGTTTTAAGACAAGATATTTCATAAAGTAGTCAAGAAATATAAGACTAAATCTAAATAATGATGGGACTTTCTTAGGAATCACCGATGTGTTCACGGTTCACAGGTTTTTGTCCCTATAATTCTATATGAGTTGtcaattcagaaaagaaaaaaaggactcatgactcaacagtggtgattgctggtggggggagggggtttatggaattaaaaagtaatgtaaaaaatacaataaagattacatttttaaaaataattttaaaaagaacagttatAAAGGAAACTCTGTGCTTACTTcacagggaagcagagaggaaggaTATACAGACCCGGCTATGGCTGCTCAGGATGCAATGGTAAATAGAaacagcttctttttttctcGTGTTAGCCTGGTCTGGGGCGGCTAGGGTGCCACTTCTGCCCATGTGCCATTTCAGGTCCTGTGGGAAGCCTGTCAGCGGAAGACAGGGGAGCACAAAACCATGCTACAGATGATCCTGTGCAACAAGAGTTACCAACAGCTATGGCTGGGTAATTATTACCCTGGTTCCTTTTCAGACACTTAACTGATCATACAACAGAAAGCAAGTAGTTAACTGGAAATGAAaagtaggggtggggggaaatgttACACAAGAATAGAAGAGAGCCAGTTATTTCACAGGCACAGACATGAATTATGTTCGTACAGACATCCCTCATCTAATGACACTACTAAAGACTAAGTttccctataatttttttttcaaaaactaaatataaCCTGAAATATCAAACCTTTAAAAACCATCTCTGTTTTTGATGGAGAATCAACTCAAATATATTACTATTTACtattatgcatattatatatattcttgaAAATAATATAGTGAACATAGCTTAATCAGTCTACTGCGAGTCAAGATCAGTATTATTGACACCAGATATATGTGAAGATGCCATATTGGCCTAAGAGGTGCACTCATGTTAGTTTGCATTTTGTTTGATTTTCCCCCAAACTGCTGTAcctttctgcttcttttattttttctttaaaaacaaacttttttacatatataaaacacagatagatctataaaaaatgttaaagatgaTCTAATTCAACCCAATTCCCACCCTTAGACTTAACTTACCTTCACTATATGTAACAATCTaatcaatatttgtattttcaagtcactgtatttataaatttacaaTATTTCAATTGAATTATATCAATTTGTTAAAGTTTTCCaggaatttcaaaatatttctgggCAAGACATAGTAGATGCCATAAATGAATGTTATGATGGATACTTCCAAGAGCTGCTAGTTGCAATTGGTAAGTAATAATTGATTTGGTATACAGCAAACCTTTCATTTCACAACAAATGCTGATTGGTTCTGATTATATTAAAGATGCATGAGTAAGCTCTTGACTGAGTCACTTTCTCCTGAATTTAATAATTTAGAAGGTTTGCTAACTTTATGGGAGAAAAGTACATTAGATACTGATACAATGCTCTAAGCTGGCAAGTGGATCgttctaatgaacaaacaaccTTCCCTAATAGCTGCTTTAACCTTCGTACTAGGAAACATAGGATTCTCTAATGCTGTCTCTCAGGCAACGGGGATCTCACACCTttaaatacatgttatatatactGACTTCCATTTCCTTGTTAAAGAGCAGATAAATGCCAGCAATAAGGGTTCTCTGTCTCCCTGAGGAAAACAGTGTTTTGTTACCATCTCTAATAAATTTGCCTTTAGGGGAAAGTCTTACTAGAGAAAAAGATTTACCAAGTTGTTACTTTAGTAATGATTTCTGCAGGCTATTGTGAGAGAGGTGTgccctctgcttcttcctgagTAAGAAAAAGCATCCCTCTATGAAGGGAAAAACAGTCGGAGCTAACCACAAAAGCAACTGTTAACCACCCATGCATAACTTTGTGCCGCGCCGTGACTTGACAGAACACATCGAAAGGTCTACAAATGGGGGGTCATGGTGACATAGTGCCTAATAGCACTATAGCACATCAAGTACCCACTcagatatttgttgagtaaatgaatattGTGCTTTTTCCGCCCCTACAGCGGCACAGACATGCATGGCCATGGAAGCTGGGAGATAACAGAATTTTAAGGAGCTTTAAGCGAGGGTTCCATAAAAAGGGTTTGGTGGGTTCTATGAAATCCCtaaaatagaatacaaaatatgaacatttgtgtatttttctgagagTAAGGTGCATATATTTCAGCAGATTTTCACTGTAATTTAATAATTACATACATCAAAACTCCTCCTTTTACACACAAGGCCCAAGGAAGTTAAGTGACTACCTCAACAAATATAACTAATGAGCAACAAAGCTATTGCTGGAGCCCACATCCTCTGAATCTCAGGATGGGGCTCTTTCCACTAGACCACAGCCACAAAGCAATGGGCAGAGTCAGGAAATAGTGGACGttagaaataacagaaaacaatTGAACTGCTTTGTTCATTCACTGaatgaacatttactgagtacttactagtCTGGTCATTGACTTTGGCCCTGCAGACGGGACAGCAAAACAGCAACAAAAGTAACACGAGCCCCTGTCCTTAGGGCATTTCCACTGCAGCAGCAATGTAAGAGAGCTTGGGGGCTTCCCAGCTGTGTAAAGAAGTCAAAGATAAAGATGACATCCTCTCAATCTGAAGGGATCATCTAAACTATGGAGAAAACACTATTATGATGATTTTATTTTGCCCAGAAGTTATAGACTCACAtagtttactcattcatttattaatttatttacttattcgaATAAACTATATTGAATGCCTATAATCATCAACTGACTTTCACCGAGAACAACTGTTAACTAGACTTGAGTCTTTTCTCATGCCGTCATGGCTTTGGTTAGATGACTTCTAACACTGGTATAGACCAATTATTGTCTCCTTAACTGACCTCAAATATATTCACAAGTCTATACCCTAAAAATAGTGTTTTGGAAAATGAACCATTTGCCTGGGACTGTGTCAAACTGAATTCTACAATAATGAAAATCTATAATATCAGTGGTAACCTGGGTCTCTTTGaagttctatttcattttcagataaaaaGGATACATTATATGAAGGAAATAAGGGAGTTccaagaaataaagataaatgaaaatctGAACTAATCATGATGATAttgtttctttacattttattggttatgttttTACCCCTAATTTAAATGTTGCAATTGTAATACACAATGTATTATGAGTGATCCTACCTAGAACTAACTACAAagattgtaactgaaaaaaaGTATTCTCATTGTTTATCaagttttgaagaaaatatacattgttactctcaaactttcttttttcctgtctgatttgTTGTAGTTCTCTGTGTTCGAGACAAGCCAGCCTATTTTGCTTATAGACTGTATAGTGCAATCCATGTAAGTATGacccacatattttaaaaatttctccagAAATTGTGTTTACTTCCTCAAAGAACCACTTTTACTTccattatttaaatattgattttcatttttaaactggtATGCAAATATACccactgaaaagaaaatattctcaagtgaaaaatatggtatacacCAAAAGGCAATCCATCAAATAACAATAACGGTGTGCCTTCCGTATCAAATCGAGGAACCTAAGAAACATGATTCCTTGAGATCTATCTCCTCCATTGCTTTAGTGTTTCTTAGCAACTAACAAACTGGTAGATCCAAATGCTTTTGTATCTTGCCAAAGACTTCAACCTCATACTCGCCCAAGTGCAAAACACACAGCATCAAGCAGAAAAGGCCGAAACATTACAAACTCTCTGCAGGAAACTGCTGCAGTCCTGAAGTTGAAAAGCACAAAATAATATCAGaggttatttttaaacataaagtcttattttaaaaacaatgtttaaaaagagaaagctcAACAACAGTAAACTCTAAAGCTATTTTTGTGATTAAATGAGAATGTTTATCACAGTTTAGTGTGCTAGTCAATCTCACACCCtttgatgcattcatttttaaagaaacaaacaattaaaTGCCTGAGACAATTCATGCCTTATTTATAATGTCCATGAaacataattagaaaaagaaaaggcctacaccctggctagcatagctcagtggattgagcgtgggctgcaaaccaaagcatcacaggttcaattcccagtcagggcacatgcctgggttgcaggccacggcccccagcaaccacacattgatgtttctctctctctctttctccctcccttccctctctagggatgaatgaataaaatcttaaaaaaaaaaagaaaaagaaaaggcatgatATAAGTCATTATACATACCCCATAGTCTTAAAAACtccatgaaattatttaaaacatttcagtagCATAGTAATTTTAACATCAGAGTGTTTTATCCTTGAAGAAATTTTAATAGACAAACTTCTTAAAAGTAGCCACTATGCTGGGGTAACATGCTAATTGTCAAGAATATTTCTGTTATGTATCTTGGTAGAGAGAGTTCTTTATTTGTGTGCAAGAGCCCATGTATCCTGGGAACACAGGAGGAAGAGCAAATGCTCATtgccctccttttctctctggttctatttccaagcagaaaatgttgatttgattttaaaaattatagaaaatggcATATTGGGCAATGCTATTGGATGATTTCAACAGTTTTCTTCCCCAACATAGCATAAAGCTTCACCTGTGGGTGACCACGGAACACAATCACAATTACTCTGATTCTAATTATGCCCAAATGAGGCTACttattctaataataaataaaactgtattccTGCTGTGCCTGTTGTAATGCAAGGAAGGAAGGTATGTGCACACCCCAAGAGTTGGAACGTCAACAGGGGGGATGTCTATTCAAGTGATCAAATTTTTGATATATGAGGtccttaaatgtaaaatattggtCAAAAGCTGCTTTCACCAcccacaaccaaaaaaaaaaaaaaacaaacaacaaacttcGGTGTTTTTCTCCTGTGGACTTTAAATGAATGATATATGAGTTAGATATGACAATCTGCTTAGATCATTCACTTCAGTCACCTCAGACTAGGAAAAGGTTGTTAGTGGTTCTACCTAAAACATTCAGACATCAAATCTTAGTTTATGCTTACCAGCCACTGGATGTCACCATTGCCCCAGTTGAAGACAgcttaaaatttctttgtaaaacaGTATCTTTTCTGAGGCTACTACACAAACattgttgggggttttttttgtatttttagtattTGAGTTTAAATCAGTAAATGTGTCAAGTACctggaaattttatatttacaatttttagtAATGAAcagactataaaataaaaatgtaattgttgTGTTAGACATAGGAACACTCATCTAACGGAGTTCAGAATCTCCTCCCACCTGGCCCCAGATTCCCCACCCCTCACGCTGCCATGAAGAGTTTCTCCCTAGAATGAGAACGtgagaaaatgtgcattttacaGTGCAGTGGGTGAAGGCTGGCAAGGCTGGAAACTGCAGAGTCAGGGTGAAAAGATAAGGGCCCGCATTAGGACAGTGGCACTGGAAGTAAGAGACTAAGAAGTAAAATAGGTCGAAGTCTTCCTTGTCTGTGCACCCAGtaagagagggtaagggagaggtCACTCTCAGAGTCGGGCTGGGGCAATTCCTGGATGCAGATGCCAGTGCTGGAGGGGTACTGGAAGAAGAGCAAATTGCTCCAGAAAAACAGGGTGTGCCTCCTTTAGACTGGTTAACTGTAAGATGCTTACTatcttctcacttttttcttcttctgcataTATCTTTTAGGACTTTGGTTTCCACAATAAAACTGTGATCAGGACTGTAATTGCCAGAAGTGAAATAGACCTGATGACCATAAGGAAACGATACAAAGAAAGATACGGAAAATCCCTATTTCATGACATCAAAGTAAGTCTCCCATACCTAGTTTATTTTGACCCATAATTTGCCCATTTTGGAAACTGAAATAAGAGCGTACATTTAAATAACTTCATGTCAGAATCTAGAAAGTTAAATAGATTGACAGGGATGGTTGACTTCAGTCCATCGGACAGCCCGTCAGTGCATCAGCAGGGCTGAGGAAATCCCTCCCCGTCAGTGACAGACCTTATTCCTCTTCCCTGTGTTTTAAACAAAAACCATTGATGTAGTCCTGTAAAGCATTCATTCCCTAATTGTGTAATTGTGTTTTATGAGCTAAATTCCGAAGTATGATTGGCACCGACAAAATGCATTTTGCCACAAGACCACCTAAATTGTGAAGAGTCTCCTTAGGTCAGTTCAAGGGTCCTCCTATATTGTCATAGAAAGCAGGGCCACCAGTCAAATTCCATACATGGTAATCTGGAGGCATTTAACACTGGGAGTTACGTAAAATTCTATACATGCATATCCCTTTAGCCCTTGAAGGGCAAAGAAGCAATGATTCAGAAGTAATAAGCCAGTTTTACATTCTGATATGTCTAAACTTTACACTGGATTTTGATAACACCTAGCAAAGAATAAGCAGAATGTATAGAACCACCTATGTAGTTTTTGTCACCcagtagaaaatgaaaatgtttgaccccttttacaaaaaaaattataaagaatttcaagatggaggccctggctggcgtagctcagtggattgagcacaggctgcaaaccaaagtgtcgcaggttcgattcccagtcagggtacatgcctgggttgcaggccatgacccccagcaaccgcacattgatgtttctctctctctctctatctccctctctttcctctataaaatagtaaataaataagtaaaatctttttaaaaattaaaaaaaaagaatttcaagatggtacCAGCAGAACATTAAACCAAAAACAGAgccttgaatatattttaaattttatttcacacaTACCTACCTTGTTTACATTGTTTTCCACTAAAATTTTCAATTGCATGAACAGCTTCTTAAATGAAAGAGTGATCCAGATTCAACTTGACAACCCAAACCCAGAGACCACAAAAAAACCCGAAGATCTTGTAGACTCTCAGGTAGCCAAAGTGGTTTTTAAGAGGAAGAGTTGATGGACCAGTTAAGAGAAATCCTATTCTGTGTCTTTGATAAAAGCTCTCCTTACATCACCCTCAAAATCCTAAACTTCTAGTGatgataaacatttttcattgtgaAATACATGTCATACtcactttctaaataaaataattctaatacaTTTACTGCAAATAATCACAGGCACCTTAAAATCTACTGATATTTACATATTAATCAACTTTACTACATGGATTTAAAGCAGTGAATTATAATTATATGACATTGTATCAGAGAAGGTTAATATGATGGCTGATTCATAACAAAGACAAGTTTTAGAGTTCCATTTATTTAGTACTATCATTGTTTTGAAAAACTTAGAAACTATAGAAGGTTatagaaaggaagataaaaattacCCTAGTTTTCTACTACAGATAACCagtaataaaatttgttttaggtgctttttgtctttttaaaaatatatataaatattaatatgtttTACTACTTGaaagttttattatataaattataaagtatataaattattctttattatatattgctttttaatatttttttactataatacataatattatgGTATACATTTTTTAGCATAAATCTTCATGCTCATCAATAATTGATCGTTACTTCCTTAGGATATATTAGTTGAAGTAGAATTACTGCATTAATGAATGCAAAAATTTAGAAGTCACGTTAAAGCATATTGTCAATTTGCCCTTCAGACACTGTAAGGATTTATAGCAATATTAGGACACCCTTTTCTGCACTTAAGAAGAAGAGTTAATTCTACTTCAAGCTATTCTTTTTACAAATACACACTAGGGTTCAATTAATTTTATGTGAACCCCTTTCTATTGACCATGATATTATTTTACAACAACTTCCACGGGGAATAATTCTCAGGACATATTAAATCTTTAGATGAAAAAAGTACATAATTTTGGAAAAGCTAATGGCCCATGGGTGTTTCATACTGTAGTTCAGAGGAATTATAGTGTTTTTCAGAAATATTGTGACACtatattttgaatacattttttccaGAACTTTGCCTCGGGGCACTATGAGAGAGCACTGCTCGCCATCTGCGCCGGAGACGCGGGAGACTACTAAAGCAAGGGGAGGCTTAGGAGTCCTCTGCGCCCGCCTTGCAGGCATGTCACACAGAGACTTCCGGCGTGAGTTTGCATTGTTAGCAGCATTATAACAAACTATAAAATCATATTTCCTCTCCTgtctttaaaattattctaagCCAAAGAAAATACTGATAAATTTATGTGAGACTGAATTTTTACTTATCTACATCAATGATTTATTAAATTGTGTATAACggcataataaaaaaaattactgcattgaattagattttattttcgtGTGAAATATCGACTCCCTACAACCGAGACTCTGCTTGTGGCTGTCCTTAGCATGcttgggaaacaaacaaaagcacagTGTGTGGCCAGGCCTCTTAGAAGAACATTCAAAACTCCTGCACAAATGCCAAATAGCTAAAATGAACATGTAAAGccacctttaaaagaaaataaaggtataaTACAGCAAAATGCAGTCAAGTATATGCTTATCAGACTTAGCTGTGAAAGACACTAGATGTAAAAtaggggtttgtgtgtgtgtgtttgacagTCAGTCTGGTAAAGGCAATTTATGTCTAGCTGATATTTTTTAACATTGGTGCCTAAACAACTACTTACCCATCACttctgttttcacttctttttttttaaagccttacctgaggatattttttcattggtttttggaggaagagaggaaaggagggaagaagggggaaagagagagagagagaaagagaaagagagggagaggaacaaggACAGAGATGTGAGAGgaaacatcgatcggctgccttctctgtgccccaacaggggatcaaacctgcaacctgggtatgtgccctgaccagtaatttAGCTCACAACTGTTTGGTCTGTGGGACAAGGCTCCAGCCAagctacactggccaggacaagcagtttttacttcttaatatCAGCATCCaaatcttttgaaaattattatatgATTTGTGCCATCAATAGGGCCTGATCCCTTTATGTGTCTCAACATTCAATATATTAGAAgccacaagaagaaaaacagcaactCACTGAGGTCAGATTTTGGACAGACTCTAGCTTAATGCTACAATCTACCCTAGAACAAAAGCAGAGATATGGATGGATGAGCTCGCAGCAAAGGGCTCCCAAGATAAGCAAGGGGAAACACAAAAACCAAGATCACAGGAAACAGTGCTTAATGAAGTTGCACAAAGAAAATGGGTACATATGTACAAAGTTAGAAGAATCAccctacctgatatcaaattatactacaaggtcatagtcattaagagcctggtactggcataaaagcataTAGAACAATGGATCAGagtagaaagcccagaaataaacccatgcctttatggtcaattagtactcaacaaagaaggcaagaaaacaCAACAGGGTAAAAGATAGCCtattcaagaaatggtgttgagaaaattggacaaatatgtgcagaaaagtgaaattagatcaaccaccttcttacaccgcacacagaataaactcaaaatgggttaaagattTCAAtttaagactcaaaaccataaaagtcctagaaaaatatacagacagtaaaatcttggacatttctggtagcaatattttttctgatatgtcttcttggagaagggaaatgaaggaaaaataaacagatgggaccacatcaaactagaAATGTaccacacagcaaaggaagccatcatcaaaatgagaaacaacccactaaatgggagaacatattcaccaatgatactcCAACAAggattagtatccaaaatttataaagaacttacaaaattcaataCCACAAAagtaaataatccaattaaaaaataggcaaaggacctgaacagacacttctgcaaagaggacatacaggaggccaatggacatatgaaaagatgttccatgtCACTGatcaccatagaaatacaaattaaaaccacaatgacccCTAGCTGGTTGGAGCTTTTTCCTGTAAAccgaagggtcatgggttcaattcccagtcagggcacatgtctggtttcaggttcagttcagaaaggcaagcaaccgattgatgtttctcttacacatctgtgtttctctatctctctctccccctcccttcccctccctctaaaaccaataagcacgtcctt is a window of Phyllostomus discolor isolate MPI-MPIP mPhyDis1 chromosome 8, mPhyDis1.pri.v3, whole genome shotgun sequence DNA encoding:
- the ANXA10 gene encoding annexin A10 codes for the protein MFCGDYVQGTIFPAPNFDPIMDAQMLGGALQGFGCDKDMLINILTQRCNSQRLMIAEAYQSMYGRGLIEDLKEKLSDHFKDVMVGLLYSPPSYDAHELWHAMKGVGTKENCLIDILASRTNGEIFQMREAYCMQYNSNLQEDIYSETSGHFRDTLMNLVQGSREEGYTDPAMAAQDAMVLWEACQRKTGEHKTMLQMILCNKSYQQLWLVFQEFQNISGQDIVDAINECYDGYFQELLVAIVLCVRDKPAYFAYRLYSAIHDFGFHNKTVIRTVIARSEIDLMTIRKRYKERYGKSLFHDIKNFASGHYERALLAICAGDAGDY